AGGACGCGATCGAGATCGACGTCGACGCCATCTCCGACGGGGAGACCGTCGTGATCGGCGGGATCATGGAGCACATCGAGGAAGCCGGCGTGCACTCCGGCGACTCCGCCTGCTCCCTCCCGCCGCACTCGATCCCGAGGGAGGCGCTCGACGAGATCGCCCGCCAGACCCGGGCGATGGCGGCGGAGCTGTCCGTGGTGGGGCTGATGAACGTGCAGTTCGCGATCCAGAAGGGGGAGATCTACATCCTGGAGGTGAACCCGAGGGCGTCGCGGACCGTCCCGTTCGTGAGCAAGGCGATCGGCGTCCCGCTGGCGAAGCTCGCCGCGAAGGTCATGGCCGGGAAGAAGCTTTCGGAGCTGGGTTTCGCCCGCGAGGTCGTGCCGGAACACGTTTGCGTCAAGGAGGCGGTCTTCCCGTTCATCAAATTCCCGGGCGTCGATACGCTCCTCGGGCCCGAGATGAAGTCCACCGGAGAGGTGATGGGAATCGACCGGAAATTCGGGACGGCGTTCGCCAAGGCGCAGATCGCCGCCGGGATGATCCTCCCCCTGTCGGGAAAGGTGTTCGTGAGCGTGCGGGACGAGGACAAGGAGGCGATCGCTCCGGCCGCGGGGCTCCTCCACGAACGCGGGTTCACCTTCGTGGCGACCCGCGGAACGGCCGCGTTCCTCAACGGCCGCGGGATACCCGCCGAGACGGTCCTGAAGATCAACGAGGGGCGTCCCCACGTGGCGGACCTCATCAAGAACGGCGAGATCGCGCTGGTGATCAACACGCCGCAGGGGGCGCTGTCCAAGGCGGACTCCTACTACATCCGGCGGACCGCCCTGGTCTACAACATCCCGTACTTCACCACCCTCGCCGCCGCGCGCGCGGTGTCCCACGCCATTTCCGACCTGATCCGCGACGACCTCACGGTGATGAGCCTCCAGGAGTACCACGGGTCGCACCGAAAGGCCCGGTGACCGGGCCGCTCCCCATCCAGTTCGTCAAGGGGGTGGGCCCGAGGCTCTCGGGGAAGTTCGCCGCCCGGGGCATCCGGACCGTGCAGGACGCCCTGTACTTCTTCCCGAAAGGGTACGAGGACCGGCGCAGGATCGTCCCCATCCGGGAACTTTCCGCCGGAATGATCGTGCCCGTGAAGGCGAAGATCCTGTCCGTCCATGGAGGGGGAAGGCGGTTCGGCGGCCCCCGGATCCTGGAGGTCGTACTGTCCGACGGAACCGGACGGCTCGCGGCGAAATGGTTCCGATTCCACGCCTCGCTCGCCGAGCGGTTCCACGTGGGCGAGACCGTCACGCTGTGCGGCCCCGTACGGATGTTCCGCTTCTTCCCCGAGATGCACCACCCGGAGATCCTGGGGAAGGAGGAGGAGGCGGACCCGGTCCATTCCGGGAGAATCGTACCGGTATACCCGGAGGTGGCGGGGATCCCCCCGCGGCTCCTCCGGAAGATCCTGTGGGAGGTCGTCCGGAGCCACGCCCGCGGGGAGGCCGAGTTCTTCCCGCCCTGGATCCTGTCGAAGGCCGGAGTCCCGCCGCTGTCCGAATCGCTCGCCGCGATCCATTTCCCGCCCGACGGGGCGGATGCCGCGATGTTCCGGGAATTCTCCACTCCCGCGCAGAGGCGGCTCGTCTTCGGGGAGCTTTTCTCGCTCCAGTGGGCCCTGGCGAGGAGACGGGCGGGTGCGGCCCGGGAACCGGCGGTGCCTCTCCCGTGGGACCGGGAGATCGTCGGAGAGATCAAGAGGCGCCTCCCGTTCGAACTGACCGGCGCCCAGCGCAGGGTGGTGAACGAGATCCTTTCGGACCTCCGCAGGAGCCACCCGATGCAGCGGCTCCTGCAGGGCGACGTGGGGA
The sequence above is a segment of the Deltaproteobacteria bacterium genome. Coding sequences within it:
- a CDS encoding ATP-dependent DNA helicase RecG; its protein translation is MTGPLPIQFVKGVGPRLSGKFAARGIRTVQDALYFFPKGYEDRRRIVPIRELSAGMIVPVKAKILSVHGGGRRFGGPRILEVVLSDGTGRLAAKWFRFHASLAERFHVGETVTLCGPVRMFRFFPEMHHPEILGKEEEADPVHSGRIVPVYPEVAGIPPRLLRKILWEVVRSHARGEAEFFPPWILSKAGVPPLSESLAAIHFPPDGADAAMFREFSTPAQRRLVFGELFSLQWALARRRAGAAREPAVPLPWDREIVGEIKRRLPFELTGAQRRVVNEILSDLRRSHPMQRLLQGDVGSGKTIVAWIAAMVAWRHGAQSAIMAPTEILAEQHYRRFTALTEGLPVKVALLSAALSPRERDAARRAIRDGVADIAVGTHALIQESVEFRRLSLAIIDEQHRFGVLQRAALRKKASVAPHLLVMTATPIPRTLAIALYGDLDVSVIDEMPKGRIPVRTRIVGEEGRGGVFDRVREEIARGGRVYIVLPLVEESEKIALRDATRTAERVREAFPDAGVGLLHGRMKAEAKESVMRGFLSGALRILVS